One Bacteroidota bacterium genomic window carries:
- a CDS encoding 2OG-Fe(II) oxygenase, protein MADATSSEELFETIVSKLMAEDFAIVDDFLDESACRVLLECLVGRQKIGQFRQAGIGRGAEFAQQQTIRGDEILWLEKEDSDPVIQQFMERMESLIAYCNRTCFTGIRDMEAHFAVYSEGAYYHRHLDQFRGNGNRKFTFILYLNFDWQPSHGGCLRMYLPQGDTEIAMDIAPQAGRLVCFKSDAIPHEVLPTHALRYSITGWWLEREKQLSFLG, encoded by the coding sequence ATGGCTGATGCAACTTCATCTGAGGAATTGTTTGAGACGATCGTCTCAAAATTAATGGCAGAAGACTTTGCGATCGTCGATGACTTTTTGGACGAATCAGCATGCCGCGTATTACTTGAATGCTTGGTTGGTCGACAGAAAATTGGGCAATTCAGGCAAGCGGGTATTGGTCGCGGCGCTGAATTCGCACAGCAACAGACCATCCGAGGAGATGAAATTCTTTGGTTGGAAAAGGAGGATTCGGACCCCGTCATCCAGCAATTCATGGAGCGGATGGAAAGCCTCATCGCCTATTGTAACCGCACCTGTTTCACTGGAATTCGAGACATGGAGGCGCATTTTGCCGTTTATTCAGAAGGTGCCTATTACCATCGCCACCTGGATCAATTCCGCGGCAATGGGAACCGGAAATTTACATTCATTTTATACCTCAACTTTGATTGGCAACCCTCTCATGGAGGCTGTTTGCGGATGTATTTGCCTCAAGGGGACACGGAGATTGCCATGGATATCGCGCCACAAGCAGGAAGGCTTGTATGTTTTAAGAGCGATGCGATTCCGCACGAAGTGCTTCCTACGCACGCTTTGCGGTACAGCATTACGGGATGGTGGCTGGAACGCGAGAAGCAATTGAGCTTTTTAGGATAA
- the mgtE gene encoding magnesium transporter codes for MPERSNNIERVKQFLANSLEQAKPLLKHLHPSDIAAILEDVSPETRKRIIRLLPVETASEAIVEMDEESRPEELLMQLTPSQAAKIIEELDPDDAADLLAQIPLKDLRQIMARLEDEDTKQIQQLMTYDEESAGGIMTPEVLKVPDNFSKREAMDEVLRISDEMEDFYVIYVVDENDVLLGTVSINDLIRAKPWTKVRELIDEDCVKVHVDTDQEEVARMISKYNLAAIPVVDSNGRLLGHITFDDVMDVLEEESTEDILRIAGVSEDEELRGSWRNAVKSRLPWLLVNLLTAFVAGLVISSFSDTIDKIVIIASFMPIVAGVAGNSATQALAVTIRRISTDRVNAKQNFRVIFKELIVGLVNGLLLGAITGTAAFFLGGNPMLGLVVFLAMVGNLLIGAFAGSAIPLFLNKMDIDPAVASSILMTALTDILGFTLLLGLATLILDLG; via the coding sequence ATGCCTGAAAGGTCCAACAATATCGAGCGTGTAAAGCAATTTTTGGCCAACTCCCTGGAGCAGGCCAAACCGTTGCTGAAGCATCTGCACCCTTCAGACATCGCTGCAATTCTTGAGGACGTCTCGCCCGAAACCCGCAAACGGATCATCCGGCTCCTGCCTGTGGAGACGGCCTCTGAGGCGATTGTGGAGATGGATGAAGAATCCCGCCCCGAGGAATTGTTGATGCAGCTCACGCCTAGTCAGGCCGCAAAAATCATCGAAGAACTTGATCCTGACGATGCTGCGGACCTTTTGGCCCAGATTCCGCTCAAAGATTTGCGGCAAATCATGGCCCGCTTGGAGGACGAAGATACCAAGCAGATCCAGCAGCTCATGACCTACGACGAGGAGTCTGCCGGGGGGATCATGACCCCCGAGGTCCTCAAGGTTCCGGACAATTTCTCCAAACGGGAGGCGATGGATGAAGTCTTGCGCATCTCCGATGAGATGGAAGACTTTTACGTGATTTATGTCGTCGATGAAAATGATGTGCTGCTCGGAACCGTCTCGATCAATGACTTGATTCGCGCCAAACCTTGGACCAAAGTCCGCGAACTCATCGACGAGGACTGTGTAAAAGTCCATGTTGATACCGATCAGGAAGAAGTCGCGCGCATGATTTCGAAGTATAATCTGGCGGCGATTCCCGTTGTGGACAGCAATGGCCGGCTTCTGGGTCATATCACCTTTGACGACGTCATGGACGTCTTGGAAGAGGAAAGTACCGAAGATATCTTGCGTATCGCCGGTGTTTCTGAGGATGAAGAATTGCGGGGTAGCTGGCGCAATGCCGTCAAAAGCCGCCTACCTTGGTTGCTGGTCAATCTTCTGACGGCATTCGTCGCTGGTCTCGTCATCAGCTCCTTCTCCGATACGATCGACAAAATCGTGATTATCGCAAGCTTCATGCCCATCGTCGCAGGGGTCGCCGGAAACAGCGCCACCCAAGCGCTTGCGGTGACCATTCGACGTATCAGCACCGACCGCGTCAATGCCAAACAAAATTTCCGCGTGATCTTCAAAGAGTTGATCGTCGGCTTGGTGAATGGCCTATTGCTCGGTGCCATCACCGGAACAGCAGCCTTTTTCCTCGGTGGAAACCCGATGTTGGGACTCGTTGTATTCCTTGCCATGGTCGGTAATTTGCTCATCGGGGCATTTGCAGGTTCAGCTATCCCCTTGTTTCTCAACAAAATGGACATCGATCCTGCAGTAGCGTCCTCCATTCTCATGACAGCCTTGACCGATATTCTTGGATTCACATTGCTTCTCGGATTGGCGACCTTGATTCTCGATTTGGGGTAA
- a CDS encoding DUF4197 domain-containing protein, producing the protein MKKLLLLLPFLLVLTACEGLETGLTDEEVVAGLKEALQVGTDSSATELNRQDGYFGNPLVKIPFPEDVSYVADALANFTILGQPVGQTAVDAFVLKLNRAAENAADEAKPIFINAISAMTIEDGMGILMGADDAATNYLKVQTFDDLKTAFKPDIQNSLDQVGAQNAWNDVTNYYNVISSTPVNTDLADHTTGKALDGLFKLIAIEELKIRTDVNARVSDLLIKVFGEQD; encoded by the coding sequence CTGAAAAAACTCCTGCTGCTCCTCCCCTTCCTGTTGGTTTTGACTGCCTGCGAAGGGCTTGAAACTGGGCTCACAGATGAGGAAGTCGTTGCTGGGCTCAAGGAAGCCCTTCAAGTCGGTACGGATTCGAGTGCGACAGAATTGAACCGTCAAGATGGCTATTTCGGGAATCCGTTGGTCAAAATTCCATTTCCTGAGGATGTTTCGTACGTCGCCGATGCACTCGCCAACTTCACGATTTTGGGGCAGCCGGTCGGTCAAACTGCTGTTGATGCATTCGTTTTGAAGTTGAATAGAGCTGCGGAAAATGCTGCTGACGAAGCCAAACCGATCTTCATCAATGCCATCTCGGCCATGACTATCGAAGATGGCATGGGCATTTTAATGGGTGCCGATGATGCCGCCACCAACTATTTGAAGGTTCAAACCTTCGACGATCTCAAAACAGCATTCAAACCCGATATCCAAAATTCTTTGGATCAAGTCGGTGCCCAAAATGCATGGAATGACGTCACCAATTATTACAACGTGATCAGTTCGACGCCCGTAAATACCGACCTTGCGGACCATACGACCGGCAAGGCCCTCGACGGACTCTTCAAGCTGATTGCAATCGAAGAACTCAAAATCAGAACCGACGTCAATGCACGGGTGAGTGATTTGCTCATCAAAGTTTTTGGCGAGCAGGATTGA
- a CDS encoding DUF1684 domain-containing protein, giving the protein MKRLPHPFLLLMAFLTMFQGVGMAQSNNWKRAAKSFQKQLNHQYRDPKDSPLDSLDRIGFKHHDFFPISKAFYVPVTFVRTPDEKPFEMPTVSGKTKTFVKYGELHFTLNGRKDTLSAYQNLKLASKAEYAEDLFIPFKDHASGEEAYGGGRYIDWKMPKSDKVYLDFNQCYNPYCAYSTGWSCPIPPQENYMDSKVLAGVKAWKGGH; this is encoded by the coding sequence ATGAAGCGTCTACCGCACCCTTTCCTCCTGCTGATGGCATTTTTGACCATGTTCCAAGGCGTGGGTATGGCACAGTCCAACAATTGGAAAAGGGCCGCAAAATCCTTTCAAAAGCAGTTGAACCATCAGTATCGGGATCCCAAGGATTCCCCGCTGGACAGCTTGGATCGGATCGGCTTCAAGCACCATGACTTTTTCCCCATTTCGAAAGCGTTTTATGTACCCGTGACATTCGTGCGCACGCCTGATGAAAAACCGTTCGAAATGCCAACCGTGAGCGGGAAAACCAAAACATTTGTGAAGTATGGCGAATTGCATTTCACCTTGAACGGCCGCAAAGACACTTTATCAGCCTACCAAAACTTGAAATTGGCATCCAAGGCGGAATATGCTGAAGACCTCTTCATTCCCTTCAAAGACCATGCAAGTGGGGAGGAAGCCTATGGGGGAGGTCGTTACATCGATTGGAAAATGCCGAAATCCGACAAAGTCTATTTGGATTTCAACCAATGTTACAATCCCTATTGCGCCTACAGCACGGGATGGAGCTGCCCGATTCCGCCGCAGGAAAACTACATGGATTCAAAAGTCCTGGCGGGGGTCAAGGCTTGGAAAGGCGGCCATTGA
- a CDS encoding GyrI-like domain-containing protein, translating into MLKIDFKKQDHPLYSAAANVASMVDVPAMNFLMIDGEGDPNSSKVYQEAVEALFSMAYALKFKIKKGSEAIDFGVLPLEGLWWADDPQAFVAGRKAEWKWTLMIRQPDFITGEMVAETRSEMLKKKQLSALNFMRFGNFTEGKCAQILHEGPFSEEGPTIERLHSFIQSKGLKLCGKHHEIYLSDVRKAAPEKWRTVIRQPVR; encoded by the coding sequence ATGTTAAAGATTGATTTCAAGAAGCAGGATCATCCGTTGTATTCGGCAGCGGCAAACGTGGCATCCATGGTGGATGTGCCTGCAATGAATTTTTTGATGATCGATGGAGAAGGCGATCCCAATTCTTCAAAAGTCTATCAGGAGGCCGTAGAGGCACTTTTTTCAATGGCCTACGCGCTCAAATTCAAGATCAAAAAGGGTTCCGAAGCGATTGACTTTGGCGTATTGCCGCTCGAAGGACTTTGGTGGGCCGATGATCCCCAAGCCTTTGTCGCCGGGAGAAAAGCGGAATGGAAATGGACGCTGATGATTCGGCAGCCGGATTTCATCACCGGCGAAATGGTCGCAGAAACAAGGTCCGAAATGTTGAAGAAGAAGCAACTCTCAGCCTTGAATTTTATGCGCTTCGGCAATTTCACCGAGGGAAAATGCGCTCAAATTTTGCACGAAGGACCGTTTTCGGAGGAAGGGCCCACCATCGAACGCCTGCATTCTTTCATACAATCCAAAGGCCTCAAGCTCTGCGGCAAACACCATGAAATTTATCTCAGTGACGTTCGCAAAGCTGCGCCTGAAAAATGGCGGACGGTGATACGACAGCCGGTGCGATGA
- a CDS encoding (deoxy)nucleoside triphosphate pyrophosphohydrolase, whose translation MILVTRGIIVQNGSVLAAQRPETMSLPFLWELPGGKLEPEELIEDCLVRETFEELMLHVETRERLPHVDRMFRDKHYRMIPFICEVVGGKLKAVEHAQAVWQPMDRLFELDWAPAEEMVLRQFVAIKFPQTMVATAAN comes from the coding sequence GTGATTTTAGTAACTCGGGGAATTATCGTCCAAAATGGGAGTGTTTTGGCTGCGCAGCGGCCCGAAACCATGTCCCTACCCTTTCTTTGGGAACTTCCCGGCGGCAAACTTGAACCCGAAGAATTGATTGAGGATTGCCTCGTGCGTGAGACATTTGAAGAATTGATGCTGCACGTGGAAACCCGCGAGCGTCTTCCCCATGTGGATAGGATGTTCCGCGACAAACATTACCGCATGATCCCATTTATCTGCGAGGTCGTGGGCGGCAAACTCAAAGCTGTCGAGCACGCGCAAGCGGTTTGGCAACCCATGGACCGGTTGTTTGAATTGGACTGGGCACCCGCAGAGGAAATGGTGTTACGGCAATTTGTAGCAATTAAGTTTCCTCAAACCATGGTTGCAACCGCTGCCAACTGA